The Gammaproteobacteria bacterium DNA segment GTTCGCCTATGAATGGGATTTCAGCGGCGGCACCGCGGGCGTCAAGGCACGGTAACGGCCGTCGCGAAAGCGCGACGCTCCGCCGGTTTCACGCCGCGACGCCGCCCGGCGTGCTGGGATAGAATCTTCGTGTCGAGGAACACGAGGTTCAGCCGGTGCGGTCACTCCAGGATCACTTCCTGATCGCAATGCCCGCGATGGGCGATCCGAACTTCAACGAGACCGTCACTTACATCTGTAAGCACGACGAGGAAGGGGCGATGGGAATCATCATCAACCGCCCCACCGAGATGCTGCTGAAGGAGGTGTTTCGGCAGCTTTCGCTCGACGCGCGCGACGCGCGCCTCGCCGCGCAACCGGTGCTCGCCGGCGGCCCCGTGCAGCGCGACCGCGGGTTCGTGCTTCACCGCTCCGCCGAGCCGTACGATTCGACGCTCGACACGGGCGCAGGCATCAAGGTCACCGTGTCTCAAGACATTCTCGGTGCGATGGCGCGCGGCGAGGGGCCGGATCCGGTGCTCGTCGCTCTCGGGTATGCGGGGTGGGATTCCGGTCAGCTCGAAGCGGAGCTCGCCGCGAACGCATGGCTCAGCGTTCCGGCCGACCACCGCGTGCTGTTCGAGACGCCGTTCGAGCAGCGCTGGCGGGCCGCGGCCGGTCTCCTCGGCGTCGACATCCATCAGCTCGCGAGCTATGCCGGCCACGCGTGAGAGCGCAGAGCCTCCTTCGTGACCGAAGGCCGCAAAGCGGAGGTCGTGCTCGCGTTCGACTTCGGCCTCCGGCGCATCGGCGTCGCCACCGGCAACCTTCACACGCGCACCGCCTCTCCGCTCACGACCCTGACCGTCGGCCGAGACACGCCGTGGGCAGCGTTGGACGACCTGGTCCGCGAGTGGCGGCCGGCGCATCTGGTCGTCGGCGTGCCGGAAGGCTCCACGGGCCCGTCGGCCGTGGCGGCGCGAGCGCGGGCGTTTGCCGCGGCTCTGGCGCGGCGCTATCACCTGCCGGTCGACACGGTCGACGAAGCGTTCACGTCCTCGGCGGCGGCCTCGGATCTGCGCGAGCGCAGGCGCGAAGGCGCGCCGCGCCGGTCGGCAGCGAAGGGCGCGATCGACCGGCGCGCGGCCTGCCTCATCGCCGAGCAATGGATGAACGAAGCGGCGAATGAGCGCTGAGCATCGCGGCACGATCCACCTCGAGGAGGCGGAGATCGTCGCGCACGAGCACCGCGCGGCCCGGCAATTCGTGCTGCGCGTCGCGGCGCCAAAGGCTGCCCGCAGCGCGGCGCCCGGAAGCTTCGCGCACATCACGTGCGATCCGTCCGTGCCGCTCCGGCGGCCGCTGTCGATCATGCGCGCGGAC contains these protein-coding regions:
- a CDS encoding YqgE/AlgH family protein; translated protein: MRSLQDHFLIAMPAMGDPNFNETVTYICKHDEEGAMGIIINRPTEMLLKEVFRQLSLDARDARLAAQPVLAGGPVQRDRGFVLHRSAEPYDSTLDTGAGIKVTVSQDILGAMARGEGPDPVLVALGYAGWDSGQLEAELAANAWLSVPADHRVLFETPFEQRWRAAAGLLGVDIHQLASYAGHA
- the ruvX gene encoding Holliday junction resolvase RuvX, which translates into the protein MTEGRKAEVVLAFDFGLRRIGVATGNLHTRTASPLTTLTVGRDTPWAALDDLVREWRPAHLVVGVPEGSTGPSAVAARARAFAAALARRYHLPVDTVDEAFTSSAAASDLRERRREGAPRRSAAKGAIDRRAACLIAEQWMNEAANER